One genomic segment of Flagellimonas marinaquae includes these proteins:
- a CDS encoding ABC-F family ATP-binding cassette domain-containing protein yields MLNIHNLSVAFGGEYLFEEISFRLNGGDRVGLIGKNGAGKSTMLKLLAKEMPLDEGTIATEKDVKIGFLKQDIDFEEGRTVLEESHQAFAEIKALELRLDEINTALAERTDYESESYHQLMVDLTDVTHRYEILGGYNYQGDTEKVLLGLGFKREDFNKLTDTFSGGWRMRIELAKLLLQSNDVLLLDEPTNHLDIESIIWLEQFLRNFAGAVVIVSHDKMFLDNVTNRTIEISLGRIYDYNKPYTQFLVHRKEIKEQQLSAQKNQEKQIQQTERLIEKFRAKSSKASMAQSLIKKLDKMDRIEVDEEDNSVMNLRFPVSVNPGKVVAELDGIGKSYGPKKVLEGIDLLVERGSKTAFVGQNGQGKTTLAKIMVGELDYQGHLKMGHNVQLGYFAQNQAEYLEGNKTVLDTMIDAANETNRSKVRDILGSFLFRGDDVEKYVKVLSGGERNRLALAKMLLQPFNVLVMDEPTNHLDIKSKNVLKQALQNFEGTLILVSHDRDFLQGLTDRVYEFKEGNIKEYLGDIDFYLEQRKMDDFRSVEKGEKKKIEKLQEKPKENDYQTQKKQKSLKNKLSGVEKKISQLEKEIANIDHELLMDYDATIAKPNFFDSYEGKKKDLESLMEDWENISHELESLD; encoded by the coding sequence ATGCTAAATATTCATAACCTATCTGTAGCTTTTGGAGGAGAATATCTGTTCGAGGAAATATCCTTTCGTCTTAACGGGGGCGACAGGGTTGGACTTATCGGAAAGAATGGAGCGGGGAAATCCACAATGCTAAAACTATTGGCCAAGGAAATGCCTTTGGACGAGGGCACCATTGCTACCGAGAAGGACGTGAAGATAGGTTTTTTAAAGCAGGACATCGACTTTGAAGAAGGTAGGACGGTGTTGGAAGAGTCGCATCAAGCATTTGCGGAAATCAAGGCTTTGGAACTTAGGCTGGACGAGATCAATACAGCATTGGCAGAACGTACCGATTACGAAAGCGAAAGTTACCATCAACTTATGGTGGATCTTACCGATGTTACTCATCGATATGAAATTTTGGGAGGCTATAATTACCAGGGCGATACCGAAAAGGTGCTACTCGGCTTGGGATTTAAAAGGGAGGACTTTAATAAATTAACGGACACTTTTTCCGGTGGATGGCGCATGCGCATAGAATTGGCCAAACTTTTATTGCAGAGCAACGATGTGCTTCTGCTCGATGAGCCTACCAACCACTTGGATATCGAATCCATTATTTGGTTGGAACAGTTTCTACGCAATTTTGCCGGAGCCGTCGTAATTGTTTCGCACGATAAAATGTTCTTGGACAATGTCACTAACAGGACCATTGAGATCTCTCTTGGACGAATCTACGATTACAATAAACCATACACACAATTCTTGGTGCATCGGAAAGAAATAAAAGAACAGCAGCTGAGTGCCCAAAAAAACCAAGAAAAACAAATTCAGCAGACCGAACGCTTGATCGAGAAGTTCAGGGCAAAATCCAGTAAGGCCTCTATGGCGCAATCCCTGATCAAAAAGTTGGATAAAATGGATCGTATAGAGGTGGATGAAGAGGACAACAGCGTAATGAACCTTAGATTTCCGGTTTCCGTGAACCCTGGAAAAGTTGTAGCAGAATTGGACGGAATTGGCAAAAGTTATGGCCCCAAAAAAGTATTGGAGGGAATAGATTTATTGGTAGAGCGCGGAAGTAAAACGGCCTTCGTGGGTCAAAATGGTCAAGGCAAGACCACATTGGCCAAAATTATGGTTGGCGAACTGGATTATCAAGGTCATCTAAAAATGGGTCATAATGTGCAATTGGGCTATTTTGCACAGAATCAAGCCGAATATCTGGAGGGCAATAAAACCGTACTGGACACCATGATCGATGCGGCCAATGAGACCAACCGAAGCAAGGTCCGTGATATTTTGGGCTCTTTTTTGTTCAGGGGGGATGATGTGGAGAAGTATGTTAAAGTACTTTCAGGGGGAGAGCGGAACCGTTTGGCCCTGGCAAAGATGTTGCTCCAGCCCTTTAATGTGTTGGTAATGGACGAACCTACCAACCACCTGGACATTAAATCCAAAAATGTTTTAAAACAGGCACTTCAGAATTTTGAGGGTACTTTGATCTTGGTTTCCCATGACCGTGACTTTCTTCAAGGGTTAACAGATAGGGTTTACGAGTTTAAAGAAGGCAACATAAAGGAGTATCTCGGAGATATTGATTTTTATTTGGAGCAACGAAAAATGGATGATTTCCGAAGCGTTGAAAAAGGTGAAAAGAAAAAAATCGAGAAACTTCAGGAAAAACCTAAGGAAAACGATTATCAAACTCAGAAAAAACAAAAATCCCTTAAAAATAAATTGAGCGGTGTCGAAAAGAAAATCTCCCAATTGGAAAAGGAGATTGCCAATATAGACCACGAGCTTCTCATGGATTATGATGCTACCATAGCAAAGCCCAATTTTTTTGATTCGTATGAGGGTAAAAAGAAAGACCTGGAATCTTTAATGGAGGATTGGGAAAACATTTCTCACGAGCTGGAATCACTGGATTAG
- the gldL gene encoding gliding motility protein GldL: MAQSKSTKKLFNMAYGLGASVVIIGALFKILHWEFGPLTGGLLLAVGLITEALIFAISAFEPVDDEYDWSLVYPELAGGQQSASKKQEAKDAQEAEGLLSKKLDNLLKEAKIDSDLFANLGESIKSFEGAAKNITPTTDAIQHTKKYSEELSHAAAQMESLNSLYKVQLESASRQASINEEVVQNAGALKDQMESLATNLSSLNGVYGGMLTAMGGKN; encoded by the coding sequence ATGGCGCAGTCAAAATCAACAAAAAAACTGTTTAACATGGCCTACGGGCTAGGAGCATCGGTAGTAATTATTGGTGCATTGTTCAAGATCCTTCACTGGGAGTTCGGACCACTTACAGGTGGACTTCTTCTTGCCGTTGGACTTATTACCGAAGCATTGATCTTTGCTATCTCTGCATTTGAACCAGTAGACGACGAGTACGATTGGTCATTGGTGTACCCAGAATTGGCTGGAGGACAACAGAGTGCTTCCAAAAAACAAGAAGCCAAAGATGCCCAAGAAGCCGAAGGTCTTCTATCCAAGAAATTGGACAACCTACTTAAAGAAGCTAAAATCGATTCCGATCTTTTTGCCAATTTGGGTGAGAGTATCAAGAGTTTTGAAGGTGCCGCCAAGAATATCACTCCTACAACAGACGCTATTCAGCACACTAAAAAATACTCTGAGGAATTGTCTCATGCAGCAGCACAAATGGAGTCTTTGAACAGCTTGTACAAAGTACAGTTGGAAAGCGCTAGCAGACAAGCTTCCATCAATGAAGAAGTGGTACAGAACGCAGGTGCCTTGAAAGACCAAATGGAGTCTTTGGCCACTAACCTTTCATCTTTGAACGGAGTATACGGTGGTATGCTTACAGCCATGGGCGGAAAAAACTAA
- the gldK gene encoding gliding motility lipoprotein GldK: MRKLFLSSIALVFLLTSCGSKSKSKGELVGVRGKKWHPEKPYGMELIPRGAFVMGKAEEDQAKVLNAPTRTVTVRSFYMDDTEITNSEYRQFVEWVKDSIVRTKLAILADELGIGPEDEGIGEYAFKDTDTTELSAYDKYMLDNYAGLGATGYEGRALNKDVDLVWDTSEYPDEYYSEVMDSMYLPEEESYNGLRSIDVTKIKYKYSWMDIEAAARARTGSRKDFIKQEELEIYPDTTVWIRDFEYSYNEPMHNDYFWHDAYSDYPVVGVNWMQAKAFCNWRTKFKNDDQKSRGKQFVNQFRLPTEAEWEYAARGGIEGGTYPWGGPYVISDTGCFMANFKPQRGDYAADAALYTVEAKSFEPNDYNLYNMAGNVSEWTNSSFDPGAYEYLSTMNPNIGSQDNQRKVIRGGSWKDVAYFLQVSTRDYEYQDSARSYIGFRTVQDYMGEEDSTRGQGLPD, encoded by the coding sequence ATGAGAAAGCTATTCTTGTCATCTATAGCACTTGTTTTTTTGCTTACCAGTTGTGGCTCTAAATCAAAGTCAAAAGGTGAACTAGTTGGGGTAAGGGGAAAAAAATGGCATCCAGAAAAACCCTATGGAATGGAACTGATTCCCAGAGGCGCCTTTGTAATGGGTAAAGCCGAAGAGGATCAGGCAAAAGTATTGAACGCTCCCACAAGAACGGTAACCGTACGTTCCTTTTACATGGACGATACGGAAATCACTAATAGTGAGTACCGTCAGTTCGTGGAGTGGGTCAAAGATTCCATTGTACGGACCAAATTGGCCATTTTGGCCGATGAGTTGGGCATTGGTCCAGAAGATGAAGGTATTGGAGAGTACGCTTTTAAAGATACCGATACCACGGAACTTTCGGCATACGATAAATATATGCTCGACAATTATGCGGGACTGGGAGCCACCGGTTACGAAGGCCGTGCATTGAACAAAGATGTAGACCTTGTTTGGGATACCTCCGAGTACCCCGACGAGTATTACTCCGAAGTAATGGATTCCATGTACCTTCCCGAAGAGGAAAGCTACAATGGTTTAAGGAGTATTGATGTTACCAAAATCAAGTACAAATACAGCTGGATGGACATCGAAGCTGCCGCCAGAGCTAGAACGGGCAGCAGAAAAGACTTCATAAAACAAGAAGAATTGGAAATTTATCCGGATACCACCGTTTGGATCCGAGATTTTGAATACAGCTACAACGAGCCAATGCACAACGATTACTTTTGGCACGATGCCTACAGCGACTATCCTGTGGTAGGGGTAAACTGGATGCAGGCCAAGGCTTTCTGTAACTGGAGAACCAAATTCAAGAACGACGATCAAAAAAGTCGTGGAAAGCAGTTTGTAAACCAATTTAGATTGCCAACAGAGGCCGAATGGGAATATGCTGCAAGAGGAGGTATCGAAGGGGGAACATATCCTTGGGGAGGGCCTTACGTAATAAGCGATACAGGTTGTTTTATGGCCAATTTTAAACCACAGCGAGGGGATTATGCGGCAGATGCTGCCCTGTATACCGTAGAAGCAAAATCTTTTGAGCCAAACGACTACAACCTTTACAATATGGCAGGTAATGTTTCAGAGTGGACCAATTCCAGCTTTGATCCAGGGGCCTACGAATATCTGTCCACAATGAACCCGAACATTGGTTCACAGGACAATCAAAGAAAGGTAATCCGTGGCGGGTCTTGGAAGGATGTTGCCTACTTCCTACAAGTAAGTACAAGGGATTACGAGTACCAGGATTCGGCAAGAAGCTACATTGGCTTTAGAACGGTTCAGGATTATATGGGAGAGGAAGACTCCACAAGAGGTCAAGGATTACCTGACTAA
- the gldM gene encoding gliding motility protein GldM codes for MAGGKQTPRQKMINLMYLIFIAMLALNMSKEVLAAFGLMNEKLETSNTSMDSNNASFFASLETKASENAEEYGELYEDAQKVKELSDDYYSYLEGLKKEMTADLEDPKDYVVMDKSDYLDQKFFQGDNLGPEGKKFMDYINNYRDGVINALPEGKFESLKAAVKARFATGDAEGKVEKRDGTRQDWINYHYEGFPLVASLTKMTQLQADIKTTEQEVLKTLLEGELTEAVSLTNFASSLSAPKTAYYAGEKYDGKIIVSKTDKTSTPVKAELTLDGRPMTEGKDYELEAGGIKMLISAGTPGDHTIKGTMTFMQDGEEVPVEVNNTFATISMPNAAVISADKMNVVYRGVANPMTISIPGIPDNKVNASAPGLSRRSGSQYVMNPGTGRSVTITASGTLPDGKGISTKSEFRIKDIPRPSGTVRGESGSIKMPKNNLEIATVSAMLEDFDFDLNLAVSQFKFKVPGQPTVVVNGNKLDARAKSALKRAGRGESVQIFDIQAYITNNKSYKLKKVSPVVVELTN; via the coding sequence ATGGCAGGAGGAAAACAAACACCACGTCAGAAGATGATCAACCTTATGTACTTGATCTTCATCGCGATGTTGGCACTTAATATGAGCAAGGAAGTACTTGCAGCATTCGGACTTATGAACGAAAAGTTGGAAACTTCCAACACGAGCATGGATTCCAACAACGCTAGTTTCTTTGCTAGCTTGGAGACAAAAGCTTCCGAAAACGCTGAAGAGTACGGAGAATTGTACGAAGATGCCCAGAAGGTAAAAGAACTTTCAGATGACTACTACAGCTATTTGGAAGGATTGAAAAAAGAGATGACCGCAGATTTGGAAGACCCAAAAGACTATGTGGTTATGGACAAGTCGGATTACTTGGACCAAAAATTCTTTCAAGGGGACAATTTGGGCCCAGAAGGAAAGAAGTTCATGGACTACATCAACAACTATCGTGATGGCGTGATCAATGCATTGCCAGAAGGTAAGTTCGAATCCTTAAAAGCTGCCGTTAAAGCTCGTTTTGCAACAGGTGACGCAGAAGGTAAGGTTGAGAAAAGAGACGGAACCCGTCAAGATTGGATCAACTATCACTACGAAGGATTCCCATTGGTGGCTTCTTTGACCAAGATGACCCAATTGCAGGCGGACATCAAAACTACCGAGCAAGAGGTGTTAAAGACCCTATTGGAAGGTGAGTTGACAGAAGCTGTATCCTTGACCAACTTTGCAAGTTCATTGTCCGCTCCTAAAACGGCTTATTATGCAGGAGAAAAGTATGATGGTAAGATCATTGTCAGCAAAACTGATAAGACTTCCACGCCTGTAAAAGCTGAATTGACCTTGGACGGAAGACCAATGACAGAAGGAAAGGATTACGAATTGGAAGCTGGTGGAATCAAAATGTTGATCAGTGCCGGTACTCCTGGTGACCACACCATTAAAGGAACCATGACATTTATGCAGGACGGTGAAGAAGTGCCGGTAGAAGTAAACAATACGTTTGCAACTATCTCTATGCCTAATGCAGCAGTTATCTCAGCAGATAAAATGAACGTGGTATACCGTGGTGTTGCCAACCCAATGACGATTTCCATCCCAGGAATTCCAGATAACAAGGTAAATGCTTCAGCTCCTGGTTTGAGCAGAAGAAGCGGAAGCCAGTACGTTATGAACCCAGGTACAGGTAGGTCGGTAACCATTACCGCTTCAGGTACATTGCCAGATGGTAAAGGTATCTCTACCAAGTCCGAGTTCCGTATCAAGGACATTCCAAGACCAAGTGGAACCGTTCGTGGGGAGTCCGGAAGCATTAAAATGCCAAAGAACAATCTGGAAATCGCAACTGTTAGCGCTATGTTGGAAGATTTTGATTTTGATTTGAACCTAGCTGTTAGCCAGTTCAAGTTCAAAGTGCCAGGTCAGCCTACCGTAGTTGTAAATGGAAACAAATTGGATGCAAGAGCCAAATCTGCACTTAAAAGAGCAGGTAGGGGCGAATCAGTCCAGATATTCGATATACAAGCCTACATCACAAACAACAAGAGTTACAAGTTGAAAAAAGTATCTCCTGTAGTGGTTGAGCTTACTAACTAA
- a CDS encoding DUF983 domain-containing protein, translated as MLKKGTKMYSILTGNCPRCHEESMYENSNPYALSKIFSMNDRCSHCGLKYKIEPSFFYGAMYVSYAVGVAFAVAAFVVSFLFLGTSLVTTFISIVGTLIVFMPLILRLSRNIWINFFVKYDPTAVKNHEVVK; from the coding sequence ATGTTAAAAAAAGGAACCAAAATGTACAGCATTTTAACAGGAAACTGCCCAAGATGCCACGAAGAAAGTATGTATGAGAATTCCAACCCTTATGCATTGTCCAAAATTTTTAGCATGAACGATAGATGTTCGCATTGCGGTTTAAAATACAAGATCGAGCCTTCCTTTTTTTATGGGGCCATGTACGTGAGCTATGCGGTCGGTGTTGCCTTTGCAGTGGCAGCTTTTGTAGTTTCTTTCCTATTTTTAGGTACATCCTTGGTAACAACCTTTATCTCCATTGTTGGCACCTTGATCGTTTTTATGCCACTTATTCTAAGGCTATCCAGAAATATTTGGATCAACTTTTTTGTAAAATACGACCCGACCGCTGTTAAAAATCACGAAGTGGTAAAGTAG
- the gldN gene encoding gliding motility protein GldN has protein sequence MNWKNALLIGLLGILPVSIMAQANILNAKMPEDIGKKTQAQIEQDNDEPLEYGYVDDRDILWSKTVWEIIDLDERVNFPLYYPTDTIDIGKDRRSLYHVLMKNIRNGNLTEIYTDSYFTEKRKLEDLGATLSKVDTTDLGYEQVNAGEAVSPEFINKRDLTAADIEEYRIKGIWYFDKRQGELKYRLLGIAPVAPDVNFIDDESVDPGQNKVELFWVWYPAARQILHEAKVYNQRNSARPLSFDMLLNARRFNGVIYQEENVHEDRKISDYIFDNALFQLLEGQRIKEGIRDREQDMWAY, from the coding sequence ATGAATTGGAAGAACGCATTATTAATTGGATTGTTGGGCATATTGCCGGTATCGATCATGGCGCAGGCAAATATTTTGAACGCCAAGATGCCAGAGGATATAGGTAAGAAAACCCAAGCTCAGATCGAGCAGGACAACGATGAGCCTTTGGAATATGGTTATGTGGACGATAGGGATATCCTTTGGTCCAAGACCGTATGGGAAATCATTGATCTTGACGAGAGAGTTAACTTTCCATTATATTACCCGACCGATACCATAGATATCGGAAAGGACAGAAGGTCACTGTACCACGTTTTGATGAAAAATATCAGAAATGGAAATCTTACCGAGATTTATACAGACTCCTACTTTACTGAAAAAAGAAAGTTGGAAGACCTTGGAGCCACTTTGAGCAAGGTAGATACCACAGACCTTGGATACGAGCAGGTAAATGCCGGTGAGGCAGTTTCCCCCGAGTTTATAAACAAAAGGGATTTGACCGCAGCCGATATCGAGGAGTATCGCATAAAAGGAATCTGGTATTTCGATAAACGCCAAGGTGAGCTTAAGTATCGCTTATTGGGAATAGCCCCAGTTGCCCCGGACGTAAACTTTATAGATGATGAGTCTGTAGATCCGGGACAGAACAAAGTAGAGTTGTTTTGGGTATGGTACCCTGCGGCCAGGCAAATTTTGCACGAAGCCAAAGTGTACAACCAACGAAATTCGGCAAGACCCCTTTCCTTTGATATGTTGTTGAACGCGCGTCGATTCAATGGTGTCATCTACCAAGAGGAAAATGTTCACGAAGATCGTAAAATCAGCGATTACATATTCGATAATGCACTGTTCCAGCTCTTGGAAGGCCAAAGAATAAAAGAAGGCATTCGGGACAGGGAACAAGATATGTGGGCTTACTAG
- a CDS encoding leucine-rich repeat domain-containing protein, with protein sequence MIRSAIFFFCLMFCSAISLASGQVSKSEKAALVDLYNSTNGKEWNAPWDLDAPVDTWKGVEVKDGKVVGLTLFMNNLKGVLPESIGKLKHLHTLNLAFNQITGILPSDIVKLEKLKVFRLEMNRIKGEIPSEVGKFKEMEVFSMFNNFLSGPIPEGFGELENLKELNLSSNNLKGAIPRSIGQLSKLEALGLFENMLEGQIPAEIGNLGKLKELVLSNNRLGGEIPAEFGQLASLEILQLQNNQFKSFNVLRAMDTKQFLVFDTDDKTLNPKFNDLQFERTRMADTKFEDDDENE encoded by the coding sequence ATGATTCGATCAGCCATTTTTTTCTTTTGTTTAATGTTTTGCTCGGCCATTTCGCTGGCCAGCGGACAAGTTTCCAAGTCCGAAAAAGCCGCTTTGGTGGATCTATATAATAGCACCAATGGAAAGGAGTGGAATGCTCCATGGGATTTAGATGCGCCTGTCGACACTTGGAAAGGTGTGGAGGTAAAGGACGGGAAGGTTGTGGGCCTGACCCTTTTTATGAACAATTTAAAAGGGGTGTTACCAGAAAGCATTGGTAAATTAAAGCACCTGCACACCTTAAATTTGGCGTTTAACCAAATTACCGGCATACTTCCATCGGATATTGTTAAACTTGAAAAACTTAAGGTTTTTCGTTTGGAAATGAATCGAATCAAGGGTGAAATTCCCTCAGAAGTAGGAAAATTCAAGGAAATGGAAGTCTTTTCCATGTTCAACAATTTCTTGAGCGGACCAATTCCGGAAGGCTTTGGTGAACTTGAAAATTTGAAAGAGCTTAATCTATCCAGTAACAATTTAAAAGGAGCCATCCCAAGATCAATTGGTCAGCTTTCCAAATTAGAGGCATTGGGGCTTTTCGAAAACATGTTGGAAGGTCAAATACCGGCGGAAATCGGAAATTTGGGCAAACTGAAGGAATTGGTGTTGTCCAACAATAGATTGGGAGGAGAAATCCCAGCAGAGTTTGGACAATTGGCAAGTCTTGAGATATTGCAGCTCCAGAACAATCAGTTCAAATCCTTTAATGTGCTCCGAGCAATGGACACAAAACAATTCCTGGTTTTTGACACGGATGATAAAACATTGAATCCCAAATTTAACGATCTACAATTTGAGCGTACTCGAATGGCAGATACCAAGTTTGAGGATGATGACGAAAATGAGTAG
- a CDS encoding NAD(P)/FAD-dependent oxidoreductase: protein MLDYIIVGLGLAGISFCEVLEKEGKTFTVITDESQRASQVAGGLYNPIILKRFTMAWKAKHQLEMAKPFYRDLEEKLGVKLDYELPVLRKFASIEEQNLWFEAADRPNLGHFLSNKIIANVNPAIDAPYGFGEVKFTGRIDTGSLVRNYKYHLKKSDSLLEESFDFDELLVSEESIKYKSTVAKNIVFACGYGLKQNPYFGYLPLNGTKGELLIVHAPEFKEENVIKSSVFTIPMDSDHYLVGATYKWKDKTNAPTEESKKELLEKLETFLKCDFKIVDHVAGIRPTVVDRRPLVGRHPEHQNMYVLNGFGSRGVLIGPYASNQLFDHIEKQSELDPEMDVQRFTKKYYFTTS, encoded by the coding sequence ATGCTGGATTATATAATAGTAGGTTTGGGTTTGGCGGGCATTTCTTTTTGCGAAGTATTGGAAAAGGAAGGCAAAACCTTTACCGTGATCACCGATGAGTCCCAGAGGGCATCCCAAGTTGCGGGAGGATTGTACAACCCGATAATCCTTAAACGGTTTACCATGGCATGGAAGGCAAAGCATCAACTGGAAATGGCAAAGCCATTCTATCGGGACTTGGAAGAAAAATTGGGCGTAAAACTGGATTATGAGCTTCCCGTATTGCGGAAATTTGCTTCCATTGAAGAGCAGAACCTCTGGTTTGAGGCGGCGGACCGTCCCAATTTAGGGCATTTTCTATCCAATAAGATCATTGCCAATGTCAACCCTGCCATCGATGCACCTTATGGTTTTGGAGAAGTTAAATTTACAGGTAGGATCGATACGGGTTCTTTGGTTCGCAACTATAAATATCATCTTAAAAAATCGGATTCGCTATTGGAGGAATCTTTTGATTTTGATGAGTTGCTTGTATCGGAAGAAAGCATAAAATATAAGTCCACTGTAGCCAAAAACATTGTTTTTGCCTGCGGATATGGGCTCAAGCAAAACCCGTATTTTGGATATTTGCCCCTTAATGGCACAAAGGGGGAACTGTTGATCGTACATGCCCCTGAGTTCAAGGAGGAAAATGTAATCAAGTCTTCCGTGTTTACCATCCCAATGGATAGTGATCACTATTTGGTAGGGGCTACTTATAAGTGGAAAGATAAGACCAATGCACCCACCGAGGAGTCCAAAAAAGAGCTTTTGGAAAAACTGGAAACCTTCTTAAAATGCGATTTTAAAATTGTGGATCATGTTGCGGGTATTCGCCCCACTGTTGTAGACCGCAGGCCATTGGTCGGAAGGCACCCGGAACATCAAAATATGTATGTGTTGAACGGATTTGGTTCCAGGGGAGTGCTCATCGGGCCCTATGCCTCCAATCAATTATTTGATCATATTGAAAAACAATCAGAGCTTGATCCAGAAATGGATGTGCAAAGATTTACTAAAAAATACTACTTTACCACTTCGTGA
- a CDS encoding efflux RND transporter periplasmic adaptor subunit, with protein MRKLIISAVAGGIIIFASLYFAGLIAGGKDNKRPPSQKVVKTVFVDTIKNTTVPIQVPANGNLKAKKRVELYSEVQGVFRPGSKLFRTGQPYTAGQTLIRIDANEYYATVQSAKSNLYNLLTSIMPDLRLDYPEIYPKWQQYLNSFDLDKTTPELPSLDSEKEKFFITGREIITTYYNVKNLEQRLSKYTITAPFNGILTEALVTEGTLIRSGQKLGEFIDTGLYELEVSVSKTYGDFLKVGKKVNLTNLEKTKSFVGEVTRVNGRVDQNSQTITVYIEVRGDNLKEGQYLEANLEAKEETDAIEIDRSLLLENNQIFVVKDSILDLMDVSPIFFTDKTVVLKNVPDGEVIVSRPMTGAYAGMLVKVFDENKS; from the coding sequence ATGCGAAAGCTCATCATATCAGCAGTTGCTGGAGGCATAATTATTTTTGCTTCACTATATTTTGCAGGCCTAATTGCGGGTGGAAAAGATAATAAAAGACCACCCTCCCAAAAAGTGGTTAAAACCGTATTTGTAGATACCATAAAAAACACCACGGTACCTATCCAAGTGCCCGCCAATGGTAATCTTAAGGCAAAAAAGCGAGTGGAACTCTATTCAGAGGTCCAAGGAGTATTTAGGCCAGGGAGCAAATTGTTTCGAACAGGGCAACCTTACACTGCCGGACAGACCTTGATCAGAATAGATGCGAACGAGTACTACGCCACGGTGCAATCTGCCAAAAGTAACCTGTACAACTTGCTCACTTCAATTATGCCTGACCTTAGATTGGATTATCCTGAGATTTATCCAAAATGGCAGCAGTACTTAAATAGTTTCGATTTGGACAAAACCACGCCCGAATTGCCCAGCTTGGATTCGGAAAAGGAAAAGTTCTTTATAACCGGAAGGGAGATCATTACTACATATTATAACGTTAAGAATCTGGAACAACGTTTGTCCAAGTATACCATTACGGCACCCTTTAATGGCATTTTGACCGAAGCCTTGGTTACTGAGGGTACCTTGATAAGGTCCGGGCAAAAGTTAGGGGAGTTTATCGATACAGGATTGTATGAGCTAGAAGTATCCGTGAGCAAAACCTATGGGGATTTCCTTAAAGTGGGGAAAAAGGTAAATCTGACCAATTTGGAAAAAACCAAATCTTTTGTTGGCGAAGTGACCCGGGTTAATGGTAGGGTAGACCAAAATTCACAAACCATAACAGTGTATATCGAGGTGCGCGGGGATAATTTAAAAGAAGGTCAATATCTCGAGGCCAATTTAGAGGCCAAAGAAGAAACCGATGCCATAGAGATCGATCGGTCATTACTATTGGAAAACAATCAAATTTTTGTGGTAAAAGACTCCATCCTTGACCTTATGGATGTAAGTCCCATTTTTTTTACAGATAAGACCGTTGTGCTAAAGAACGTTCCCGATGGAGAAGTTATCGTTTCCAGACCAATGACAGGGGCTTATGCAGGCATGTTGGTAAAAGTATTCGACGAAAATAAATCCTAA